From Solanum stenotomum isolate F172 chromosome 2, ASM1918654v1, whole genome shotgun sequence:
GGTGCATTGAAGAATGTGCCTTGATCCCTAAGGACCGGGAAGTAGACCCGTGCAAAGGCAGAGCAGCCAAATTACCATACTTTTCCGAAAAGATCCCCATTCTCATTGCTCGTTTAGCTAACGTTCTCTCACGTTTATGAGCATTCTGGTGACCGCCTAGTGCCTGTGAACTATAGAATTTACGCTTGCAGAAATTGCAAGTGAAAACTCTTCCAACTACTGCTTCCCCTGAAGTTTGTGATGCTGCAAGTTCATTGCTGCTTTCATCACACGTGCTTGATACTGAAAATCCTATCGAATCTTGGCTGGCAAATTCATCGGTACCAGAATTAAACCCGANAAATCATACCATTGTTACAAGTCATACTCAATACATTCACATTGTACAACAATTGACAAAAAAGGGGTAGTCTGGTACACTAAGCTCTCGCTATGCAATGATCCAGGAAAAGACTACTACAAGCGTCTATTGTACGGCAATCAACTAACATTCCCAATACACTGACCTGACGAGCCCTTATCGTCCGTTTAGTGATATATATATTCCAAAATGCACACATTTTCGTAAGAGAGCCAAATATTGAAGCGACTCGCTATTCAAGTACTACTGCTCAGAGCCTCAGTGTGAGATCTGGTGTCGAATTGTCTTTTTCAACAGATGGAGTCCACTCTACAGAATTCACATTCGAACATCCAGTAAAACTAATAGTAGGATGATGAGAGATGTCAACATTAGTTACTTGACGAAAACTGCCAGGCCATAATAAGTGATCAGCCTCATCGACATCCTCAACGTATAAAGATGGACTCTGATGGTGTACATATTCAAATCTCGCGCTCGTCCTGAAATCAAGTGATCCCATTGCTTGTGGAAACCCCTGGTGCATTGAAGAATGTGCCTTGATCCCTAAGGACCGGGAAGTAGACCCGTGCAAAGGCAGAGCAGCCAAATTACCATACTTTTCCGAAAAGATCCCCATTCTCATTGCTCGTT
This genomic window contains:
- the LOC125856158 gene encoding zinc finger protein 4-like, with protein sequence FXGFNSGTDEFASQDSIGFSVSSTCDESSNELAASQTSGEAVVGRVFTCNFCKRKFYSSQALGGHQNAHKRERTLAKRAMRMGIFSEKYGNLAALPLHGSTSRSLGIKAHSSMHQGFPQAMGSLDFRTSARFEYVHHQSPSLYVEDVDEADHLLWPGSFRQVTNVDISHHPTISFTGCSNVNSVEWTPSVEKDNSTPDLTLRL
- the LOC125856930 gene encoding zinc finger protein 4-like; its protein translation is MEASSGNDSDITSQVASNIEFSQFSPEPVSLDLSLGFNSGTDEFASQDSIGFSVSSTCDESSNELAASQTSGEAVVGRVFTCNFCKRKFYSSQALGGHQNAHKRERTLAKRAMRMGIFSEKYGNLAALPLHGSTSRSLGIKAHSSMHQGFPQAMGSLDFRTSARFEYVHHQSPSLYVEDVDEADHLLWPGSFRQVTNVDISHHPTISFTGCSNVNSVEWTPSVEKDNSTPDLTLRL